The DNA window GTCGGCGCGCACGCCGTTCAGGGCGATCTCCTCACCGCGCGCGACCGCCTGCGCGTCGAGCGCGGCGGACCGGTCGCGCGTCATCGCCTGCAGCGAATAGGCCCGCGCGAGGGTTTCCATTTGCTGCGGATCGAGCGCCTCGGCGACCGCCTGCATGATGCCGCTCGGGCGTTTGCGCGCGGCATACTCCTCCAGCGCGCGCAGAAGATAGGGCTGCTTCTGGCCCTCGAGTGCGGGCACGAGAGGATGGACGGGCGGCTCCTCCGCGCTTCCGTGGCAATTGGTGCAAAGGGCCAGCGTGCTTTCCTGGCCGGCACTGCCTGCGCCGAATTCCAGGCTGGCCTTGCTGCGCGTATTCTCCAGGCCGGCCAGGGCCGCGTAGTCCTCGGCGTCGGTCTCCGGCAGGCGCTCCAGGAAGGCCACCAGTGCCCAGACCTCCTCGTCCCGCTCGAGCGCGGGCCAGGAAGGCATGCCCGTGAATTTCAGCCCGTGCTTGACGATCCAGAACAGCTCTTCCGTGTCCCAGTCCTCCACCGCCTCCGAAAGGGGCGGCGGCGCGGGATACATCTCCGCGACGACCGGATTCTGCGCGGAGGCGGGGGAGCCGTGGCAGGCCGCGCAGCCTAGCGCGAAATGCCTGGCGCCGAGGGCCGCCAGACCCTCGTCCGACAGATCCGGCACGTCGGTCGTGATGCTGTGCACATCCACCGAGCGGCGGAGCGTCAGACGGATGATCGCGTTGGTGATGCCGAAGTGCTCTTGGGAGGCGGCGACGTTGTAGACGCCGGAAAGTACGAAGACGGCACCCAGGAAAAGACCTCCAATCACGGCGATGACGACCCCGATGACGATCGCTGGCCAGCTTGGCACTTTCAGCCAGCGCATGGTCAACCGTTCCCTTCGGGCAGATAGGTCGGCTTGCGGCTTTCGATCTCACGCAGCCAGCGTGCGGCAATGATGATGCCGGCGAGCACATAGACCAGAGGGCAGGCCACCAGCATCATCAGTCCGGCAAGCTGCTGATCGGCGAGCAGCGCCTCAGGGGCGATGCGGCCGCCGAGGCAAAGCTCGGCCGCCCTGAGATAGAGCGAGCGCGGCGCGAAGGTCAGCAGCACGCCGAGCAGGCAGAAGAGCTTTCCGGTGAGGAGGAGGGCACCCAGCGCGCGCCAGCGCGCAGCCTCCGCCTCGTCGAGCACCGCTCTCCAGAACCACAGCGCGGCGGCGAAAAGCGAGAGATGCATCAGCACCTCTCCTCCAGTCACCGAGTAGGCGAAGGCCAGCGGCAGGGGGAGGTGCCAGACCCAGAGCAGCCCGACCTGCAGAGCCGCGGCCGGCCCGATCCACCGCGCATCGGGCGGCTTCACGCGGGGAGGGGCGACAAGACGCCAGGCGAGCACGAGCGCGGGGGCTGCGACATTCATCGCCAGGATGTGGACAGCCATGTGTTGGGCAAGGAACCCGCCGGTCTCCAACATGATCCGGTGAACGGACGAAAGTCCCCACTTGTTCCAGACCCGTCGCGGAATTCCCTTTGCACGGCGGCGGCATCCTTACAGCAATTTAATAATCCGGTTGGTGAAATCAGGCTCAATATTGTCGTAGAAGAGACTTATGATAATTGCGTCGCGGCCATGGGGTTCGCACGCCCGCTCCGCGCCAGCCGCGGTTCTGATCCGGAGAATCGAATGTCCTGGTGGAAGCAGGCCCTCCTATGTTTCTTCATTCTCGCGGCCGCCGCCGGGGCCTGGTACCAGTTCTTCCCCGGGTCGCGCCAGATGGTGGCCGACCTGGGCCTGGTGCAGGCACCGGCCGAAGCCGCCCCCACGAGTGAGGATCGGCAAGGCGGCATGGCGCGCCGGCGCGGGGGCGGCATGCAGGCCGCCATCGTCTCGGCCCCGGTCGCCAGCGCCACGATCAACGACCGCTTCACCGCCATCGGCAACGGCAAGGCGCTTCATACGGTCGCGGTCCGGCCCTATACGTCAGGCAGGCTGACGGAGATCCTCGTCGAACCAGGGGCCGAAGTGGAAGCGGGCGACGCCATCGCGCGGATGGATTCGGAATCCGAGCGCATCGCCGTCGACCGCGCGCAGATCGCGCTCGACGATGCCCGCACGACGCTGGAGCGCGTCAACGCGCTGCGCTCTTCCAACACCGCCACCGCCGTCCAGCAAACGGAGGCCGAGCTTGCCGTTCGCAATGCCGAGCTCGCGCTGCGTGAAGCCACGCTGGCGCTCGAGCGGCGCGATATCGTGGCGCCCATCGGCGGCACCGTCGGTATCCTGCCCGTCTCGCCGGGGGATTACGTCACCTCCTCCGACGAGATCGCCACCATCGCCGACCGCTCCCAGATCCTGGTCGATTTCTGGGTGCCCGAGCGCTTCGCGCGGCTTCTGGAGGTCGGCATGCCGCTTTGGGCGGAGTCGATCGCCCGCTCCGACGAGCGGTACGAGGGCACCGTCAGCGCCATCGACAACGAGGTCGACACGGCAAGCCGCACCCTGCACGTGCAGGGCCGCATCGCGAACCCCGCCGATACGCTGCGTTCGGGCATGGCGTTCCGCGTCACCATGCGCTTCCCGGGCGAGAGCTACCCGGCGGTGGATCCGCTCGCGGTGCAGTGGAGCACCGAAGGCGCCTATGTCTGGGTCGTGCGGGAAGGGGCTGCGCGGCGCCTGCCCGTGCGCATCATCCAGCGCAATTCCGACAGCATCCTGGTCGACGGGGTGTTCGCCGACGGCGACTATGTGGTGGTGGAAGGCGTGCATGCCGTGCGCGAAGGCCAGCCGATCGCCGTTGCGGGCAATGAAGAAGGCGCCGGCACGCCGCCTGCCCCCAGGGGCTGAAAGGGACTGCGCGGATGAGCCAGAAGGATATCGACAAGGCGGCGGACGGCATGACGGCGCTTTTCGTGCGCCGCCCGGTCTTCGCCTTCGTCGTCAACACGTTGATCGTGGTCGCGGGCCTGGCCGCTCTCTTCGGAGTGGAGGTACGCGAGCTTCCCGATGTCGACCGCCCGGTGATCTCCGTCTCCACCAATTTCGACGGGGCCGCCGCCGAAACCATCGATCGCGAGATCACCGCCACGATCGAGGGTGCGGTGGCGCGCGTCGCCGGTGTTTCGGCGATATCCTCCTCCTCATCCTTCGGTAGAAGCCGGGTCACCATCGAGTTCCGCGAGAGCGTCAATCTCGACACTGCCGCTTCGGATGTCCGCGACGCGGTGGGGCGCATCCAGAACCGGCTGCCCGACGACGCGGACAGCCCCGTCGTCGTCAAGACCGACGACAATGCCGACGCGATCATGCGCCTCGCCGTCACGTCCGACAGGATGAACGTGGAGGACATGACGCTCTATATCGACGACGAGATCGTCGACAAGCTGGCGGCCGTGCCTGGTGTCGCCGACGTGCAGGTCTACGGCGATCGCACCAAGATCTTCCGCGTCGATATCGACCAGTCGCGGCTGGCAAGCCACGGGATGACCGTCGGCGATATCGGGACTGCGCTGGAGACGGTGGCCTTCGACAGTCCTGCCGGCTCGCTCACCAGCAGCACGCAGGACCTGATCGTGCGCGCCACCTCCTCCGTCACCACGCCGGCGGATATGGAGAACATCCAGCTTTCGCCGAATGTGCGGCTCGGCGACGTCGCCACCGTGACGCTCGGGCCCGACGACGGCGAGAGCCGTCTGCGCACCAATGGACGCGCGGGCATCGGTCTCGGCATCCTGCGCCAGGCGCAGTCGAACACGCTCGATATCTCCTCGGGCGTGAAGCAGGCGGTCGAGGACCTCAGGAAGACGATGCCCGAGGGCATGTCGATCCAGATCACCAGCGACGATGCGATCTTCATCAACGGGGCGATCCACGAAGTGGAGATCGCGCTGTTCATCTCCGTGACGATCGTGCTCCTCGTGATCTATCTCTTCCTGCGCGACTGGCGGGCGACGATCATTCCCGGCATCGCCATTCCGGTCGCCCTCATCGGCACCGTCGCCGCGATCTATCTGGTGGGCTTCTCCGTCAATATCCTGACGCTGCTCGCCCTGGTGCTCGCCACCGGCCTCGTGGTGGACGACGCCATCGTCGTGCTGGAGAACATCGTGCGCCGGCGCAACCAGGGCATGGGGCCACGTGCGGCCGCCGTTCTCGGCACGCAAGAGGTGTTCTTCGCCGTCATCGCGACGACCGCCACGCTGGTCGCCGTCTTCGTGCCGCTCTCGTTCCTGCCCGGCCAGGCGGGCGGCCTTTTCCGCGAGTTCGGTTT is part of the Chelativorans sp. AA-79 genome and encodes:
- a CDS encoding efflux RND transporter periplasmic adaptor subunit → MSWWKQALLCFFILAAAAGAWYQFFPGSRQMVADLGLVQAPAEAAPTSEDRQGGMARRRGGGMQAAIVSAPVASATINDRFTAIGNGKALHTVAVRPYTSGRLTEILVEPGAEVEAGDAIARMDSESERIAVDRAQIALDDARTTLERVNALRSSNTATAVQQTEAELAVRNAELALREATLALERRDIVAPIGGTVGILPVSPGDYVTSSDEIATIADRSQILVDFWVPERFARLLEVGMPLWAESIARSDERYEGTVSAIDNEVDTASRTLHVQGRIANPADTLRSGMAFRVTMRFPGESYPAVDPLAVQWSTEGAYVWVVREGAARRLPVRIIQRNSDSILVDGVFADGDYVVVEGVHAVREGQPIAVAGNEEGAGTPPAPRG
- a CDS encoding cytochrome c oxidase assembly protein, giving the protein MAVHILAMNVAAPALVLAWRLVAPPRVKPPDARWIGPAAALQVGLLWVWHLPLPLAFAYSVTGGEVLMHLSLFAAALWFWRAVLDEAEAARWRALGALLLTGKLFCLLGVLLTFAPRSLYLRAAELCLGGRIAPEALLADQQLAGLMMLVACPLVYVLAGIIIAARWLREIESRKPTYLPEGNG
- a CDS encoding c-type cytochrome: MRWLKVPSWPAIVIGVVIAVIGGLFLGAVFVLSGVYNVAASQEHFGITNAIIRLTLRRSVDVHSITTDVPDLSDEGLAALGARHFALGCAACHGSPASAQNPVVAEMYPAPPPLSEAVEDWDTEELFWIVKHGLKFTGMPSWPALERDEEVWALVAFLERLPETDAEDYAALAGLENTRSKASLEFGAGSAGQESTLALCTNCHGSAEEPPVHPLVPALEGQKQPYLLRALEEYAARKRPSGIMQAVAEALDPQQMETLARAYSLQAMTRDRSAALDAQAVARGEEIALNGVRADDVPACSSCHRADTSGQFPRLDGLSAEYISTQLSLFRNGIRDGSTYSAIMMPIARRLSDRQIEDLTAYYASRTRQPSVSASRGSGAFP